In Desulfosporosinus youngiae DSM 17734, the genomic stretch CATCCGTACCTGCCGAAACACTAACCGCCACCGTCAATATATAATCCACCAGCAGTGAGCCCCCTGCAATCAAGCCGGGGTTGATACCTAAATTTTCTTTGGATACTACATACGCTCCTCCACCTTGTGAATAAGCATAGATGATTTGCCGGTAGGATAAAATCAAGACGATTAATAGAACCAGTACTCCCACTGCGATCGGAATCGAATACCAAAAAGCGGCTATTCCCAGGGTAACCAGGATAATCAAAATTTGCTCCGGGCCATAAGCGACAGAAGATAAGGCATCTGAGGAGAGAATGGCCAAAGCCTTCCTTTTGTTAAGCTTTTGCTCGCCCAACTCAGTTGATTTTAAAGGGCGACCAATTAAAAACCGCTTAATGGATGACACCATTAATTTTCACCACCTGATTATTCTAGAATATTATATAGTTCCGCGCCCCTCTCTAAGTTATAGCACCAATCATATAAAAACAGGATCAAGATTTGCTGCTTTCCAATAAAGATTATATAAAGATTTCAATATGAGCTTCTTGCTTATTGACAACAAAGCCGCAAAAAACACAGCTGATATTCGAATATCAGCTGTCTCTTTGATAAATTTTATTCTTTTATAATGTTACACTCGATTCTTAAATCAAAAACATCATTAACATTCTTAATTCCCTTACAGGGTTGTGAGCAACAAATACAGACCCGTACAAAAAAGTAAGAAATAGATTATTATTTGTAAACGATGTTGATCAAGTCGGTCAAATAGCCACTGGCCCAAAAATACCCCCAGCCAAAGGAAGGGAATGGACCACAAGGTTGCTGTCCAAACACCCGTTGAAATATGATACATGGAAAGTTGAAGCAGCAGACTAATCGGAGAAACGAACACAAAATAAGCGATTGTTGTCCCTCGTATTGTCGCCTTATCCGCTTTTGCTCCGGCAAAATAAATCATCAGGGGCGGACCGGGCAAACCTATGCTTGTGGTGAGTAAGCCTGAAAATGCTCCAACGATCAGCTCCTTAAGTTTACTCTGTTGGAACTTGATTTTAGCAACCAATAAAGCGGTTATGACCAGGATTAAGATACTCACCAATAATTTTAAGGGCCGCACGTCTAAAAAGATAAAAAGCCCAAGTCCCGGCAAAATTCCTATTATACCGCCCTTGATCAAACGTATGAGAATCTCCCGGTTGATTTCACGGCGGATTTTGTAAACCATTATGAGAGAGATTAAAAAACAAAGTATAATATTCAACTGAATCGCATCGCGGGGATCAAATAAGAGGAGCAGAAACGGAATGGCCATAATCGCAAATCCGAATCCTGTTGCAGCCTGCAAGGTAGACGCCATTAATACTATTAAAATCAAAGCAACTATATTCAATAAAAACCCTTCTGTCTGTTAAAAATCCGGCTGAAAACAGCTTACCTGTATACAGGTAAGCTGTCAATAGCCCGAAACTTTTCGAATTCGTTTCCCAAGCTTTAATCACTAAAACACAGTTTATCCGATGACTACCAGCCGTAAAACTTCCATCTTCTATAAGAGGGAGATAACGGCTGCTACGTCCCTGGATAAGTTCTTCTACAGCAACCAATACATAACAAGCGCGACTATCAGTCATCCATCAGATTTCCCGTTAATGCTTCAGCATTTGCTGAAGTTGTTGCTCCAGATTATAGGAGACGCCGCTGTTATACCCCACGACAGATGACTTAGGAATATACCCTTTATTGAATAACAAAAAGTAGCTGAGACCGGATGGGAGCGCATTCGGCTCAGTCATTGCCACAAATCCCCCGTTTTTAGCTGCCAATGCAGCGGTTAATAAGGCATCTGCATAGGGTTTTCCTGAACTGACATCATCCTGGCGAACTAACCCCGATGTAAAATAAAGGGGAGATTGGGGCGCTTCTTTATTCAGGAGATTTTGAAAAATAATGCCTTGAGTATCATAACGATCGTAGCCTCCCCAGCGTTTGACCATATACTTAGAACTTAATTCATTTTCCACAGAACTGCCGATAACAGCTGTTCCTCCAAGCAAGACGACATTACTCGCCTGAAGATCTGCCAAAGCCTGACCTGTCGAAGCCGGTAATGTATCCCGATCTGTCAGTAAAATCGGATTCCCCTGGGCCCCGGCAAAGGCGCTGATCGCAATGGCATCAGGAATAGCGTTCCCATTGGCCAGATAGACAGTTCGAGTAGGATCAGCCCCCACATGGGAAGAAATCAAGGCAGCAGTATCATAGCCTTGTTGTCCGGCAATCCGGGTTA encodes the following:
- a CDS encoding sulfite exporter TauE/SafE family protein codes for the protein MNIVALILIVLMASTLQAATGFGFAIMAIPFLLLLFDPRDAIQLNIILCFLISLIMVYKIRREINREILIRLIKGGIIGILPGLGLFIFLDVRPLKLLVSILILVITALLVAKIKFQQSKLKELIVGAFSGLLTTSIGLPGPPLMIYFAGAKADKATIRGTTIAYFVFVSPISLLLQLSMYHISTGVWTATLWSIPFLWLGVFLGQWLFDRLDQHRLQIIIYFLLFCTGLYLLLTTL